Proteins from a genomic interval of Nostoc sp. TCL240-02:
- a CDS encoding glycoside hydrolase family 10 protein gives MKRFIKWCVDHSWWNIRQSRKSGLFAVIVTLSVVATVMLSFPLNAQINLPPKLASELRGVWLTNIDSDVLFERDRLKGSLQRLDELNFNTIYPAVWNWGYTLYPSKVAQKVIGRSLDPTPGLQGRDILKEIVDVGHQKGLTVIPWFEFGFMAPADSLLAKNRPQWLTSRSDGTRIVQEGTHNRVWLNPFRPEVQQFIQDLIVEIVRNYNIDGIQFDDHFGLPSELGYDAYTVALYKKEHRGKAPSKNFRDPEWVRWRANKITEFMKRVFKTIKATKKDCLVSIAPNPQRFSYEFFLADWQKWERLGIVEDLVLQIYRDDLNVFVNELEYPEVKAAKRHIPVSVGILAGLKNRSVPMQQIQTQVQKIRDRNFAGVSFFFYESLWNMGKEKPQERQTGFQKVFPTPVAYPNLLAGWKPFS, from the coding sequence ATGAAAAGGTTTATCAAGTGGTGTGTTGATCATTCTTGGTGGAATATTCGCCAAAGCAGAAAGTCGGGGTTATTTGCCGTTATCGTTACCTTAAGTGTGGTAGCTACGGTGATGCTATCGTTCCCATTGAACGCTCAAATTAATCTGCCGCCAAAACTAGCATCTGAGTTAAGGGGAGTATGGTTAACAAATATTGATAGTGATGTATTATTTGAGCGCGATCGCCTCAAGGGATCTTTGCAACGCCTTGATGAACTCAATTTTAATACCATATATCCGGCGGTTTGGAATTGGGGATATACATTGTATCCCAGCAAAGTTGCCCAAAAAGTAATTGGGCGATCGCTCGATCCCACACCCGGATTACAAGGGCGAGATATCCTCAAAGAAATTGTCGATGTGGGACATCAAAAAGGGCTAACAGTGATTCCCTGGTTTGAATTTGGCTTCATGGCACCAGCCGACTCTCTCTTAGCTAAAAATCGCCCCCAATGGCTTACTAGTCGCAGCGACGGGACTCGGATTGTCCAAGAAGGCACGCATAACCGTGTTTGGCTAAATCCCTTTCGCCCAGAAGTACAACAATTTATCCAAGATTTAATCGTTGAAATTGTCAGAAACTACAATATTGACGGCATTCAATTTGATGACCATTTTGGCTTACCATCAGAATTAGGTTACGATGCTTACACAGTGGCACTTTACAAAAAAGAACACCGTGGTAAAGCTCCCTCCAAAAATTTTAGAGATCCAGAATGGGTGCGTTGGAGAGCCAACAAAATCACCGAGTTTATGAAACGGGTATTCAAAACTATCAAAGCTACTAAAAAAGATTGCCTAGTTTCCATTGCGCCCAATCCTCAACGTTTTTCTTACGAGTTCTTTTTAGCGGACTGGCAAAAGTGGGAACGGTTGGGAATCGTTGAAGACTTAGTTTTGCAGATATATCGTGATGATTTAAATGTTTTTGTTAACGAATTAGAATATCCAGAAGTAAAAGCGGCAAAAAGGCATATTCCAGTGAGTGTGGGCATTTTAGCTGGGTTAAAAAACCGATCTGTGCCGATGCAACAGATTCAGACACAAGTGCAAAAAATCCGCGATCGCAATTTTGCTGGAGTCTCCTTCTTTTTCTATGAATCCCTCTGGAATATGGGCAAAGAAAAGCCACAAGAACGTCAAACTGGCTTCCAGAAGGTTTTCCCCACACCTGTAGCTTACCCGAATTTGCTAGCAGGTTGGAAACCATTTAGTTAA
- a CDS encoding metallophosphoesterase family protein, translating to MTSAPQLLTDPFLQLPTETSVQVVWFTEFAGVNHTVTYGENLKQTAKANTTKLNRTREDQQSRVGSQTKDGQVYQKPVQRDIWRHEAEVGGLTPGVRVNYRVTSVREDGESASSDVFTLAATPKPDTPLKILLTSDHQLKPMTAANLQKVVETVGRVDGVWFAGDLVNISDRASEWFDDNSGGALFPGLQGRATYEMTHNDIKTTYTGGQIIQHAPMFTCIGNHEVMGRFARMGSLDGEFDDTIPRTVAQKIYQDKSLIDNSFNTNTYEEIFSLPKSKEGGKRYYAVSFGDVRLVVLYATNMWRTPSLDGKRKGRYLEAEKDSNNPENWGYGQLIYEPIAQGSKQYNWLEAELNSPEFKQAKYKVVMFHHPPHTLGDNIVPAYTEPVQIIEREGNNIKAVRYEYSKDADYIIRDVVPLLEAANVQLVFYGHSHLWNRFVSPSGMHFLETSNVGNTYGAAWGDRKREVPIGYQEDYVKVGDPNGLEPIVPTISPLLGEDGKPMPYISSNNITVFSIFDTGAGTISSYRFDTRKPDSEVVKFDEFKLKYSNPI from the coding sequence ATGACATCAGCACCCCAACTGCTCACCGATCCATTTTTACAACTGCCAACTGAAACCTCAGTGCAAGTAGTTTGGTTCACTGAGTTTGCTGGTGTTAACCACACAGTAACTTACGGTGAAAATCTTAAACAAACTGCTAAGGCAAATACTACCAAACTCAATCGCACTCGTGAAGACCAGCAATCAAGAGTTGGAAGCCAAACTAAAGATGGGCAAGTTTATCAAAAACCAGTTCAGCGCGACATTTGGCGACATGAGGCTGAGGTAGGTGGGTTAACTCCTGGAGTCCGGGTAAATTATCGTGTCACCAGTGTGCGAGAAGACGGTGAGAGTGCTAGTAGTGATGTTTTTACCCTTGCAGCTACTCCCAAACCAGATACACCACTAAAAATTTTACTTACCTCAGATCATCAATTAAAGCCGATGACAGCAGCAAATCTGCAAAAGGTGGTAGAAACAGTTGGACGAGTTGATGGGGTGTGGTTTGCTGGTGATTTAGTTAATATTAGCGATCGCGCCTCAGAATGGTTTGATGATAATAGTGGTGGGGCGTTGTTTCCCGGCTTACAAGGTCGTGCTACTTATGAAATGACGCACAACGACATTAAGACAACTTACACTGGTGGACAAATAATTCAACACGCACCTATGTTTACTTGTATTGGTAATCATGAGGTGATGGGGCGATTTGCCAGGATGGGAAGTTTAGATGGTGAATTTGATGATACAATTCCTCGTACAGTTGCTCAAAAAATCTATCAAGACAAATCTTTAATAGATAATTCTTTTAATACTAATACCTACGAAGAGATTTTCTCTTTACCAAAAAGTAAAGAGGGTGGAAAAAGGTATTATGCAGTCAGTTTTGGGGATGTGCGTTTAGTGGTACTGTACGCTACAAATATGTGGCGAACTCCCAGCTTAGATGGAAAGCGTAAGGGTAGATATCTAGAAGCTGAAAAGGATTCAAATAATCCTGAAAACTGGGGTTATGGACAGCTAATTTATGAGCCAATTGCTCAAGGGAGCAAGCAGTATAATTGGCTAGAAGCAGAACTCAACAGCCCTGAATTTAAACAAGCAAAATACAAAGTTGTGATGTTCCATCATCCTCCCCATACTCTGGGTGATAATATCGTTCCTGCTTATACAGAACCTGTTCAAATAATTGAACGGGAGGGTAATAATATTAAAGCAGTGCGTTACGAATACTCGAAAGATGCAGATTATATTATCCGTGATGTTGTGCCTTTATTAGAAGCGGCTAATGTGCAATTGGTATTCTATGGGCATTCTCATTTGTGGAACCGTTTTGTTAGTCCCAGTGGAATGCACTTTCTAGAAACATCTAATGTGGGCAATACTTACGGCGCTGCTTGGGGTGACAGAAAGCGAGAAGTGCCAATTGGATATCAAGAGGATTATGTTAAGGTTGGCGATCCCAATGGTTTGGAACCAATAGTGCCCACAATTTCCCCTTTGTTGGGTGAAGATGGTAAGCCGATGCCTTATATTTCGAGTAATAATATTACGGTTTTTAGTATTTTTGATACGGGGGCGGGGACAATAAGTAGTTATCGCTTTGACACTCGCAAACCTGATTCGGAAGTAGTGAAGTTTGATGAATTTAAGTTGAAATATAGCAATCCTATCTGA
- a CDS encoding serine hydrolase, whose amino-acid sequence MIFFNKDEQLENIGNGILDATWAAFPTLARNQIALTWVVYDPPVLVNTGGALTPNAFWDHPVRGFTYRGVERIYPASVVKLFYLVAVNEWLEKGMSQTSKELERALQDMIVDSSNDATSLVVDILSGTTSGPELPTGPFETWKYQRNIVNRYYQSLGWEEMETINVCQKTWGDGPYGRERAFAGELLENRNMLTTNAIARLLHSIVGGVAVSSARSQAMMALLKRPLNDLPTDTEENQVTGFLGGGLPKNAQIWSKAGWTSQVRHDAAYIELPEQRPYLLVVFTEGKVQAKSQAILPFVSGLFADAISSL is encoded by the coding sequence ATGATTTTTTTTAATAAAGACGAACAACTCGAAAATATTGGTAATGGCATTTTAGATGCAACTTGGGCAGCATTTCCGACTTTAGCCCGGAATCAAATTGCCTTGACTTGGGTTGTTTACGATCCACCAGTGCTAGTAAATACTGGTGGGGCGCTGACTCCCAACGCTTTTTGGGATCATCCAGTCCGTGGTTTTACTTATCGCGGTGTTGAACGGATTTATCCCGCTAGTGTAGTCAAGCTATTTTACCTGGTGGCGGTAAATGAATGGCTAGAAAAAGGCATGAGTCAAACTTCCAAGGAATTGGAACGCGCCTTGCAGGATATGATTGTCGATTCTAGTAACGATGCTACCAGCTTGGTTGTGGATATTTTAAGTGGTACTACATCTGGGCCAGAATTACCAACCGGGCCCTTTGAAACTTGGAAATATCAGCGTAATATCGTTAACCGCTATTATCAATCTTTGGGTTGGGAAGAAATGGAGACGATTAACGTCTGTCAAAAAACTTGGGGTGATGGGCCTTATGGACGGGAACGGGCGTTTGCGGGAGAGTTACTAGAAAATCGCAATATGTTAACAACAAATGCGATCGCTAGGTTACTGCATAGTATTGTAGGTGGAGTGGCGGTTTCAAGTGCGCGATCGCAAGCAATGATGGCTTTACTGAAACGTCCTCTCAACGATTTACCCACTGACACCGAGGAAAATCAAGTAACAGGTTTTTTAGGTGGTGGACTTCCTAAAAATGCTCAAATTTGGTCAAAAGCAGGCTGGACAAGTCAAGTTCGTCATGATGCAGCGTATATTGAGTTACCAGAACAGCGCCCTTACCTCTTAGTGGTGTTTACTGAAGGTAAAGTGCAGGCTAAGAGTCAGGCTATTTTGCCCTTTGTTTCTGGACTATTTGCTGATGCGATTAGCAGCTTATAA
- a CDS encoding C40 family peptidase produces the protein MSFNLKSEIQNPKLGEYQCLTDLNLYDSPECTRLATQSASGRHLWVTSNRQNLAVEVYLCEDDYPGWLSLSDFDSLQPATVPYQAATFSESEIKKLLAEVIAFTQKAMQQSNYYLWGGTVGPNYDCSGLMQAAFASVGIWLPRDAYQQEEFTQPITIAELAAGDLVFFGTNQKATHVALYLADGYYIHSSGKDQGRDGIGIDILSEQGDAVSLSYYQQLRGAGRVFKSYEPQRR, from the coding sequence ATGTCCTTTAATCTAAAATCCGAAATCCAAAATCCAAAATTAGGGGAGTATCAGTGTTTAACTGACCTAAATTTATATGATTCTCCTGAATGTACACGTTTAGCAACTCAATCTGCATCTGGGAGGCATTTGTGGGTAACATCAAATCGTCAAAATTTAGCGGTCGAGGTGTATTTGTGTGAAGATGACTATCCGGGATGGTTATCTCTTTCAGATTTTGATTCATTACAACCTGCTACTGTACCTTATCAGGCTGCAACATTTTCTGAATCTGAAATTAAGAAACTCCTCGCAGAGGTCATCGCCTTTACCCAAAAAGCGATGCAACAATCAAATTATTACCTTTGGGGTGGTACGGTTGGGCCAAATTATGACTGTTCTGGGTTGATGCAGGCGGCGTTTGCTTCAGTGGGTATTTGGCTACCTAGAGATGCCTATCAACAGGAAGAATTCACCCAACCAATTACGATTGCAGAACTAGCAGCCGGGGATCTGGTATTTTTTGGAACTAACCAAAAAGCAACCCATGTCGCACTTTATTTGGCCGATGGCTATTACATCCATAGTTCTGGTAAAGATCAGGGACGGGATGGAATTGGGATTGATATTCTCTCGGAACAGGGAGATGCTGTTAGTCTGTCGTATTATCAGCAGCTGCGAGGTGCTGGTAGAGTTTTTAAGAGTTACGAACCACAGAGACGCTGA
- a CDS encoding glycosyltransferase family 2 protein encodes MRSGKVYQGLSEENGAISAIVPDVSVVVPIHDEVESLPLLLEAIASTLFSSQVNYEIICVDDGSTDGSGDFLKKEAQNRTDLKAVILRRNYGQTAAMAAGFHYAVGKAIVTLDADLQNDPADIPMLLAKLDEGYDLVSGWRQKRQDGAVNRLLPSKIANWLIRHTTSVNIHDYGCSLKAYRAELLADMNLYGELHRFLPALAYIEGARITEIPVRHHARRFGRSKYGIWRTFRVLMDLLTILFMKKFLTRPMHVFGLLGLISMVSGTAIGIYLTFVKLALGEMIGNRPLLSLAVLLLVTGVQLFCFGLLAELLMRTYHESQGRPIYRVREVVAKNVK; translated from the coding sequence ATGAGGAGTGGGAAGGTTTATCAAGGGTTGAGTGAGGAGAATGGGGCGATTTCGGCTATTGTCCCAGATGTTTCGGTGGTGGTGCCTATACATGATGAGGTGGAAAGTTTGCCGCTTTTACTAGAAGCGATCGCATCTACTTTATTTTCTAGTCAGGTAAATTATGAAATCATCTGTGTGGATGATGGTTCTACAGATGGTTCCGGGGATTTTCTGAAAAAAGAGGCGCAAAACCGCACTGATTTAAAGGCGGTGATTTTGCGTCGCAACTACGGACAAACTGCGGCGATGGCTGCTGGGTTTCATTATGCAGTGGGGAAAGCGATCGTTACCTTAGATGCCGATCTCCAGAATGACCCGGCTGATATCCCCATGTTATTAGCAAAGCTGGATGAAGGTTACGATTTGGTAAGTGGTTGGCGGCAAAAGCGCCAAGATGGTGCTGTAAATCGGTTACTTCCTTCCAAAATTGCCAACTGGCTAATTCGCCATACCACTAGCGTGAATATTCATGATTATGGCTGTTCGCTGAAAGCTTATCGTGCAGAACTGTTGGCAGATATGAACCTCTACGGCGAACTACACCGATTTTTACCCGCTTTGGCGTACATCGAAGGAGCTAGAATTACTGAAATACCCGTGCGTCATCACGCACGTCGTTTTGGTCGCAGTAAATATGGGATTTGGCGGACATTCCGGGTGTTGATGGATTTGTTAACCATTCTATTTATGAAAAAATTCCTCACCCGGCCGATGCACGTTTTTGGGCTTTTGGGCTTGATTTCAATGGTTTCCGGCACAGCGATCGGAATTTACTTGACTTTCGTCAAATTAGCTTTAGGTGAGATGATTGGCAATCGCCCCTTGCTAAGTTTAGCTGTTCTCCTGCTAGTAACTGGGGTGCAGTTATTTTGCTTCGGTCTTTTAGCAGAATTGCTCATGCGTACATACCATGAATCTCAAGGACGGCCTATCTATCGCGTGCGAGAAGTAGTAGCAAAAAATGTTAAGTAA
- a CDS encoding MFS transporter: MKALNTFDTELRRNLLILFTAGLLFWSSLSSLLPTLPLYINDVGASKQEIGIVMGSFAIGLLLSRPTLGRLADERGRKIVLLIGTIVAAITPFGYLATQLIGLLILVRIFHGISVAAFTTGYSALIADLAPAKTRGEIIGYMTLATPLGLAIGPALGGYLEATSGYGILFLVSAELGFFALLGIVQVMNPPVQTQEQTEAEDRNYWQILNSPQVRVPTIVMLLVGLSIGAVHTFVSLFLKSSQVDFNGGLFFTASAISSFSIRVFAGKASDRFGRGLFITFGIFCYVLALILLWQAHSSMVFLLAALAEGAGSGTLISMMIVMMTDRSLPEERGQIFALCIAGLDLGIAIAAPLLGIIAEQVGYRDMFGYGAAITSVALVIFVTQSSKNLSNSLRFALGLAPDAYALKNLKVRSEEI, from the coding sequence TTGAAAGCACTTAATACTTTTGACACCGAACTACGGCGCAACCTGCTGATTTTATTTACAGCAGGTTTATTATTCTGGTCGAGTTTGTCTTCGCTCTTACCAACCTTACCGCTTTACATCAATGATGTGGGCGCAAGCAAGCAAGAAATTGGGATTGTGATGGGCAGTTTTGCCATTGGGTTATTGCTATCTCGCCCGACGCTGGGACGGTTAGCCGATGAACGTGGTCGAAAAATTGTCTTGTTAATTGGTACGATAGTAGCTGCGATCACACCCTTTGGTTACTTGGCAACCCAATTAATTGGGCTGCTGATCCTGGTACGAATTTTTCATGGTATTAGCGTTGCTGCTTTTACAACTGGCTACAGTGCCTTAATCGCAGATTTAGCTCCCGCAAAAACTCGTGGCGAAATCATTGGTTACATGACCCTAGCAACTCCCCTTGGTTTAGCAATTGGCCCTGCCTTGGGTGGGTATTTAGAAGCTACAAGTGGTTACGGAATATTATTTCTGGTATCTGCGGAATTGGGTTTTTTCGCTCTCTTGGGAATTGTACAAGTCATGAATCCACCAGTGCAGACACAAGAGCAAACTGAGGCAGAGGATCGCAATTATTGGCAAATTTTGAACAGTCCACAGGTGAGAGTTCCAACTATAGTTATGTTGCTGGTTGGTTTGTCTATCGGTGCTGTACATACCTTTGTCTCGTTGTTTCTCAAATCCAGTCAGGTAGACTTCAATGGCGGACTGTTTTTTACAGCTTCGGCAATTTCTAGTTTTAGTATCAGGGTATTTGCTGGTAAGGCAAGCGATCGCTTTGGTCGTGGTTTATTTATCACCTTTGGTATTTTTTGTTATGTTTTAGCGTTAATACTGCTGTGGCAGGCTCACAGCTCGATGGTTTTCTTATTGGCTGCGCTCGCTGAAGGTGCTGGTAGTGGTACACTAATCTCGATGATGATTGTAATGATGACAGACCGTTCACTGCCAGAAGAACGGGGGCAAATTTTTGCTCTATGCATAGCTGGACTTGACCTGGGAATTGCGATCGCTGCTCCTCTTTTGGGCATCATCGCAGAACAAGTCGGCTACCGCGATATGTTTGGCTACGGTGCTGCGATCACTTCTGTTGCACTTGTCATCTTCGTCACCCAGTCGAGCAAAAACCTATCCAACTCCCTGCGCTTTGCACTAGGTCTAGCTCCAGATGCTTATGCCTTGAAAAACTTAAAAGTTAGGAGTGAAGAAATTTAA
- the moaC gene encoding cyclic pyranopterin monophosphate synthase MoaC, with protein sequence MQDNFLSNSASLTHLDQHGQAQMVDVSDKAPTIRQAVATANVRMLPTTFAAIQAGNVPKGDVLATARLAGIMAAKQTAALIPLCHPLPLQKIAVEIIPDPQLPGYQIQATVKTKAETGVEMEALTAVSVAALTLYDMAKALEKSIQIESIRLISKSGGKSGDYSPPEQEPRLSHL encoded by the coding sequence ATGCAAGATAATTTTCTATCTAATTCTGCCAGCTTAACCCATCTAGATCAACACGGGCAGGCACAGATGGTAGATGTGTCTGATAAAGCACCCACCATCCGCCAAGCAGTAGCTACTGCCAATGTGCGAATGTTGCCAACAACCTTTGCTGCTATTCAAGCCGGAAATGTCCCAAAAGGCGATGTGTTGGCAACTGCAAGATTGGCTGGGATTATGGCAGCCAAGCAAACAGCCGCTTTAATTCCTCTATGTCATCCGTTGCCTTTGCAAAAAATAGCAGTCGAAATTATACCCGACCCGCAACTACCTGGTTATCAAATTCAAGCCACAGTCAAAACTAAAGCTGAAACTGGTGTAGAGATGGAAGCCTTAACTGCTGTTTCTGTGGCTGCGCTAACTTTATACGATATGGCAAAAGCCTTAGAAAAGTCGATTCAAATTGAATCGATTCGTTTAATAAGTAAGAGTGGCGGGAAATCAGGAGATTATTCCCCGCCAGAGCAAGAACCTAGATTATCTCACCTATAG
- a CDS encoding DUF2795 domain-containing protein — MAKANPVEMQKHLKGVDYPAGKKDLIKHAKKQGADKEIISLLEKLPDDEEFDSPADLNKTIGEII; from the coding sequence ATGGCTAAGGCAAACCCAGTTGAAATGCAAAAACACTTAAAAGGTGTTGACTACCCTGCTGGAAAGAAAGACTTGATTAAGCACGCTAAAAAGCAAGGGGCAGATAAGGAGATTATTTCTCTGTTAGAGAAACTGCCAGATGATGAGGAGTTTGATAGCCCAGCCGATCTCAACAAAACTATAGGTGAGATAATCTAG
- a CDS encoding 2TM domain-containing protein, whose translation MPPRWPRKPDRKDPDYRKIDDRMNFATHVAIAATINSGLWFFHILKGTTWEWLPWVTLSWTGIVLAHLIYISAIANYTETPPKST comes from the coding sequence ATGCCTCCTCGTTGGCCTCGCAAACCCGATCGCAAAGACCCTGATTATCGTAAGATCGATGACCGGATGAATTTTGCCACCCATGTAGCAATCGCTGCTACGATTAACTCTGGCTTGTGGTTTTTCCACATTTTGAAAGGCACTACCTGGGAGTGGCTACCGTGGGTGACTTTAAGTTGGACAGGAATAGTGTTAGCGCATCTGATTTATATTAGTGCGATCGCTAACTACACCGAAACTCCACCCAAATCCACCTGA
- a CDS encoding DUF3181 family protein produces MAKTNTTELLEALAAEIGENVYIDIAKWHLYLSNAKLHTLVAERLYPLITSNSVNEDQVLKVLESISVKIGGGRSEIRLIDLLPVQCQVTLVDILEKYQREF; encoded by the coding sequence ATGGCTAAGACTAACACCACAGAACTACTAGAAGCCCTAGCAGCTGAAATTGGCGAAAATGTCTACATAGACATTGCCAAATGGCATCTTTATTTATCTAATGCCAAACTGCATACTCTTGTTGCCGAACGACTGTATCCTTTAATTACTTCCAACAGCGTAAATGAAGACCAAGTTTTAAAAGTCTTGGAATCAATTTCAGTAAAAATTGGCGGCGGTAGAAGTGAAATTCGTTTAATCGATTTACTGCCAGTACAATGCCAGGTTACTTTAGTTGATATTTTGGAAAAATATCAACGCGAGTTCTAA
- a CDS encoding acetyltransferase has product MLLQVKDSGELVKIVEIQELLDPNNDVVRAKDQEGQEEQQAETFKKENLVFPSGEVLPRCWLDADYRHDNG; this is encoded by the coding sequence ATGCTTTTACAAGTCAAAGATAGTGGCGAATTAGTCAAGATTGTTGAAATTCAGGAATTACTTGACCCGAATAATGATGTTGTTCGCGCAAAAGACCAAGAAGGTCAAGAAGAACAGCAAGCTGAAACTTTTAAAAAAGAAAATCTCGTTTTCCCTTCAGGTGAAGTTTTACCACGCTGTTGGTTAGATGCCGACTATAGACACGACAACGGTTAA
- a CDS encoding ABA4-like family protein — MTISQLFNFANLFVLPFWALMILLPNWKVTRQIMSSYLPFVLLAGAYLYLFISSITPENAQALSNPQLADIAKFFADETAAATGWIHFLVMDLFVGRWIYWEGQKTGIWTIHSLALCLFAGPMGLLSHILTYWIAKTFFPNSQQNETVTVEEKAAS; from the coding sequence ATGACGATTTCTCAACTTTTTAACTTCGCCAACCTTTTTGTGTTGCCATTTTGGGCGCTAATGATTTTATTGCCAAACTGGAAAGTTACACGGCAAATAATGTCATCATATTTGCCCTTTGTGCTGTTGGCTGGAGCGTATTTGTATTTGTTTATCAGCAGTATTACACCAGAAAATGCCCAAGCTTTATCGAATCCTCAATTAGCTGATATTGCTAAATTTTTCGCAGATGAAACGGCTGCTGCAACGGGTTGGATTCATTTTTTAGTGATGGATTTATTCGTCGGTCGTTGGATTTATTGGGAAGGGCAAAAAACAGGTATTTGGACAATTCACTCACTTGCACTGTGTTTGTTTGCTGGCCCTATGGGATTACTGTCTCATATCTTGACTTACTGGATTGCTAAGACATTTTTCCCTAATTCTCAGCAGAATGAAACGGTGACAGTAGAAGAAAAAGCTGCTTCATAA